A stretch of the Ornithodoros turicata isolate Travis chromosome 4, ASM3712646v1, whole genome shotgun sequence genome encodes the following:
- the LOC135391047 gene encoding kelch-like ECH-associated protein 1 isoform X3 gives MEHKDIRTAQTTGATSSCFRIGCSVGAHNESPSIEDYEPQTYTKEAFEVFEVLWLQRKLCDVEIEIAGEGSIKAHRIVLAALSPYFRAMFTSDLKESQMEKIPIHGVGFHTMGKIIKFAYTGRIKVEESNVCQLLPAANMLQVQHVSHACCRFLEHQLEPSNCIGIADFALQHGMMGLYSLASCFIEQHFPSVSRLEEFLSLPYGRLVTLLRKDELYVRCESEVFDAVVRWALHDEENRRMHLEPVLQAVRCHFLAPHFLQEQLRSCAIVRSHQRCCDYLSKVVQDLTVHRKYSCCHERCPSVPCVLYVAGGYLQRSLGAAECYSAATESWTVLPDLPIGRSGLASAFLAGRFYVAGGRVLRPPRELGDDTSAVHCYDPAQNEWIECKPMGVPRHRLAMGVLDGRLYAVAGSHGKDCLRSAERKVCRRRGHNGKQVDRTSAPITRYVPTSPRERCQWISSLPLTTSGGMTIFGPLTQHVGTVCDVFFSGPQITLDVSDFRACSVLHLHVQPLKGMDHAFNSGFLSSKFPFRRGRCPETAVCYWRLQWVLQVEHRRVLQPRDGLLVNAYSYEDRKKRRWSRVAWQPHLCHWRLRWTRASEHR, from the exons ATGGAGCACAAGGACATTCGTACGGCGCAGACCACGGGAGCAACCAGCTCTTGTTTCCGCATTGGCTGCAGCGTCGGCGCTCACAATGAGAGCCCGTCCATCGAGGATTACGAACCACAGACCTACACCAAGGAGGCGTTTGAAGTCTTCGAGGTCCTTTGGCTTCAGCGGAAGCTGTGCGACGTCGAGATCGAAATCGCCGGAGAAGGAAGCATTAAAGCGCACAG AATTGTACTGGCAGCGCTGAGCCCGTACTTCAGGGCCATGTTCACCAGCGACCTGAAAGAGAGCCAGATGGAAAAGATTCCCATTCACGGGGTCGGTTTCCACACCATGGGAAAGATAATCAAGTTCGCTTACACTGGCCGTATTAAGGTGGAGGAAAGCAATGTCTGCCAACTCTTGCCCGCCGCCAACATGCTTCAG GTACAGCACGTATCCCATGCCTGCTGCAGATTTTTGGAACACCAACTGGAACCTTCCAACTGTATTGGGATTGCAGACTTCGCCCTGCAACATGGCATGATGGGTCTCTATTCTCTTGCAAGCTGTTTCATCGAGCAACACTTTCCCAGT GTGAGTAGACTGGAAGAGTTCCTGTCGCTGCCTTACGGACGTCTGGTGACGTTGCTGCGCAAAGACGAGCTGTACGTCCGCTGCGAGTCCGAAGTGTTCGACGCCGTGGTGCGGTGGGCGCTACACGACGAAGAGAACAGGCGCATGCACCTGGAACCGGTGCTGCAAGCCGTTCGATGCCACTTCTTGGCGCCACACTTTTTACAGGAGCAACTGCGAAGCTGCGCGATCGTCCGCAGTCATCAACGCTGCTGCGATTATCTCTCCAAAGTAGTGCAG GACCTCACCGTCCATCGCAAGTACAGCTGCTGTCACGAGCGGTGTCCTAGTGTTCCTTGTGTCCTGTACGTTGCTGGTGGCTACCTACAGCGTTCCTTAGGCGCTGCAGAATGCTACAGCGCCGCTACAGAATCCTGGACTGTCCTACCCGACTTGCCCATAG GTCGAAGTGGACTAGCGTCTGCTTTTCTTGCTGGACGATTCTACGTTGCTGGAGGTCGCGTGCTTCGCCCGCCGCGTGAATTGGGCGACGACACTTCCGCGGTTCACTGTTACGACCCTGCGCAGAATGAATGGATCGAGTGCAAGCCCATGGGTGTTCCCAGGCATCGGCTCGCCATGGGAGTGCTGGATGGCAGGCTGTATGCCGTTGCGGGATCACACGGCAAAGACTGTCTGCGGAGCGCAGAGAG GAAGGTTTGCCGAAGAAGAGGACACAACGGAAAGCAAGTAGACAGGACGAGCGCTCCTATAACTCGATATGTACCAACTAGTCCAAGAGAGCGTTGTCAATGGATTTCTTCTTTGCCGTTAACCACAAGCGGCGGTATGACCATATTTGGTCCTCTCACACAACACGTAGGCACAGTGTGTGACGTATTCTTCAGTGGCCCACAAATAACTCTTGACGTATCAGACTTCAGAGCCTGCTCTGTCCTTCACTTACATGTGCAGCCCTTGAAGGGAATGGACCACGCATTCAACAGCGGCTTTCTGAGTTCTAAGTTTCCCTTCAG GCGTGGCCGTTGTCCGGAGACTGCTGTATGCTATTGGAGGCTGCAATGGGTCTTACAAGTTGAGCACCGTCGAGTGCTACAACCCAGAGACGGACTGCTGGTCAACGCTTACTCCTATGAAGATCGCAAGAAGCGGCGCTG GAGTCGTGTCGCTTGGCAACCGCATCTATGTCATTGGAGGCTTCGATGGACGAGGGCAAGTGAACATCGTTGA
- the LOC135391047 gene encoding kelch-like ECH-associated protein 1 isoform X5, protein MEHKDIRTAQTTGATSSCFRIGCSVGAHNESPSIEDYEPQTYTKEAFEVFEVLWLQRKLCDVEIEIAGEGSIKAHRIVLAALSPYFRAMFTSDLKESQMEKIPIHGVGFHTMGKIIKFAYTGRIKVEESNVCQLLPAANMLQVQHVSHACCRFLEHQLEPSNCIGIADFALQHGMMGLYSLASCFIEQHFPSVSRLEEFLSLPYGRLVTLLRKDELYVRCESEVFDAVVRWALHDEENRRMHLEPVLQAVRCHFLAPHFLQEQLRSCAIVRSHQRCCDYLSKVVQDLTVHRKYSCCHERCPSVPCVLYVAGGYLQRSLGAAECYSAATESWTVLPDLPIGRSGLASAFLAGRFYVAGGRVLRPPRELGDDTSAVHCYDPAQNEWIECKPMGVPRHRLAMGVLDGRLYAVAGSHGKDCLRSAERKVCRRRGHNGKQVDRTSAPITRYVPTSPRERCQWISSLPLTTSGGMTIFGPLTQHPLKGMDHAFNSGFLSSKFPFRRGRCPETAVCYWRLQWVLQVEHRRVLQPRDGLLVNAYSYEDRKKRRWSRVAWQPHLCHWRLRWTRASEHR, encoded by the exons ATGGAGCACAAGGACATTCGTACGGCGCAGACCACGGGAGCAACCAGCTCTTGTTTCCGCATTGGCTGCAGCGTCGGCGCTCACAATGAGAGCCCGTCCATCGAGGATTACGAACCACAGACCTACACCAAGGAGGCGTTTGAAGTCTTCGAGGTCCTTTGGCTTCAGCGGAAGCTGTGCGACGTCGAGATCGAAATCGCCGGAGAAGGAAGCATTAAAGCGCACAG AATTGTACTGGCAGCGCTGAGCCCGTACTTCAGGGCCATGTTCACCAGCGACCTGAAAGAGAGCCAGATGGAAAAGATTCCCATTCACGGGGTCGGTTTCCACACCATGGGAAAGATAATCAAGTTCGCTTACACTGGCCGTATTAAGGTGGAGGAAAGCAATGTCTGCCAACTCTTGCCCGCCGCCAACATGCTTCAG GTACAGCACGTATCCCATGCCTGCTGCAGATTTTTGGAACACCAACTGGAACCTTCCAACTGTATTGGGATTGCAGACTTCGCCCTGCAACATGGCATGATGGGTCTCTATTCTCTTGCAAGCTGTTTCATCGAGCAACACTTTCCCAGT GTGAGTAGACTGGAAGAGTTCCTGTCGCTGCCTTACGGACGTCTGGTGACGTTGCTGCGCAAAGACGAGCTGTACGTCCGCTGCGAGTCCGAAGTGTTCGACGCCGTGGTGCGGTGGGCGCTACACGACGAAGAGAACAGGCGCATGCACCTGGAACCGGTGCTGCAAGCCGTTCGATGCCACTTCTTGGCGCCACACTTTTTACAGGAGCAACTGCGAAGCTGCGCGATCGTCCGCAGTCATCAACGCTGCTGCGATTATCTCTCCAAAGTAGTGCAG GACCTCACCGTCCATCGCAAGTACAGCTGCTGTCACGAGCGGTGTCCTAGTGTTCCTTGTGTCCTGTACGTTGCTGGTGGCTACCTACAGCGTTCCTTAGGCGCTGCAGAATGCTACAGCGCCGCTACAGAATCCTGGACTGTCCTACCCGACTTGCCCATAG GTCGAAGTGGACTAGCGTCTGCTTTTCTTGCTGGACGATTCTACGTTGCTGGAGGTCGCGTGCTTCGCCCGCCGCGTGAATTGGGCGACGACACTTCCGCGGTTCACTGTTACGACCCTGCGCAGAATGAATGGATCGAGTGCAAGCCCATGGGTGTTCCCAGGCATCGGCTCGCCATGGGAGTGCTGGATGGCAGGCTGTATGCCGTTGCGGGATCACACGGCAAAGACTGTCTGCGGAGCGCAGAGAG GAAGGTTTGCCGAAGAAGAGGACACAACGGAAAGCAAGTAGACAGGACGAGCGCTCCTATAACTCGATATGTACCAACTAGTCCAAGAGAGCGTTGTCAATGGATTTCTTCTTTGCCGTTAACCACAAGCGGCGGTATGACCATATTTGGTCCTCTCACACAACAC CCCTTGAAGGGAATGGACCACGCATTCAACAGCGGCTTTCTGAGTTCTAAGTTTCCCTTCAG GCGTGGCCGTTGTCCGGAGACTGCTGTATGCTATTGGAGGCTGCAATGGGTCTTACAAGTTGAGCACCGTCGAGTGCTACAACCCAGAGACGGACTGCTGGTCAACGCTTACTCCTATGAAGATCGCAAGAAGCGGCGCTG GAGTCGTGTCGCTTGGCAACCGCATCTATGTCATTGGAGGCTTCGATGGACGAGGGCAAGTGAACATCGTTGA
- the LOC135391047 gene encoding kelch-like ECH-associated protein 1B isoform X1 has protein sequence MEHKDIRTAQTTGATSSCFRIGCSVGAHNESPSIEDYEPQTYTKEAFEVFEVLWLQRKLCDVEIEIAGEGSIKAHRIVLAALSPYFRAMFTSDLKESQMEKIPIHGVGFHTMGKIIKFAYTGRIKVEESNVCQLLPAANMLQVQHVSHACCRFLEHQLEPSNCIGIADFALQHGMMGLYSLASCFIEQHFPSVSRLEEFLSLPYGRLVTLLRKDELYVRCESEVFDAVVRWALHDEENRRMHLEPVLQAVRCHFLAPHFLQEQLRSCAIVRSHQRCCDYLSKVVQDLTVHRKYSCCHERCPSVPCVLYVAGGYLQRSLGAAECYSAATESWTVLPDLPIGRSGLASAFLAGRFYVAGGRVLRPPRELGDDTSAVHCYDPAQNEWIECKPMGVPRHRLAMGVLDGRLYAVAGSHGKDCLRSAERKVCRRRGHNGKQVDRTSAPITRYVPTSPRERCQWISSLPLTTSGGMTIFGPLTQHVGTVCDVFFSGPQITLDVSDFRACSVLHLHVQPLKGMDHAFNSGFLSSKFPFRYDHEKDAWSPVASLMHPRFGLGVAVVRRLLYAIGGCNGSYKLSTVECYNPETDCWSTLTPMKIARSGAGVVSLGNRIYVIGGFDGRGQVNIVECYHTETDTWEMVAPLKTKRSALSAAVLDGKIYALGGFDGQEYLSSVEVYDPENDTWSTAPQMPTCKSGHASASSRAPCIAHGIT, from the exons ATGGAGCACAAGGACATTCGTACGGCGCAGACCACGGGAGCAACCAGCTCTTGTTTCCGCATTGGCTGCAGCGTCGGCGCTCACAATGAGAGCCCGTCCATCGAGGATTACGAACCACAGACCTACACCAAGGAGGCGTTTGAAGTCTTCGAGGTCCTTTGGCTTCAGCGGAAGCTGTGCGACGTCGAGATCGAAATCGCCGGAGAAGGAAGCATTAAAGCGCACAG AATTGTACTGGCAGCGCTGAGCCCGTACTTCAGGGCCATGTTCACCAGCGACCTGAAAGAGAGCCAGATGGAAAAGATTCCCATTCACGGGGTCGGTTTCCACACCATGGGAAAGATAATCAAGTTCGCTTACACTGGCCGTATTAAGGTGGAGGAAAGCAATGTCTGCCAACTCTTGCCCGCCGCCAACATGCTTCAG GTACAGCACGTATCCCATGCCTGCTGCAGATTTTTGGAACACCAACTGGAACCTTCCAACTGTATTGGGATTGCAGACTTCGCCCTGCAACATGGCATGATGGGTCTCTATTCTCTTGCAAGCTGTTTCATCGAGCAACACTTTCCCAGT GTGAGTAGACTGGAAGAGTTCCTGTCGCTGCCTTACGGACGTCTGGTGACGTTGCTGCGCAAAGACGAGCTGTACGTCCGCTGCGAGTCCGAAGTGTTCGACGCCGTGGTGCGGTGGGCGCTACACGACGAAGAGAACAGGCGCATGCACCTGGAACCGGTGCTGCAAGCCGTTCGATGCCACTTCTTGGCGCCACACTTTTTACAGGAGCAACTGCGAAGCTGCGCGATCGTCCGCAGTCATCAACGCTGCTGCGATTATCTCTCCAAAGTAGTGCAG GACCTCACCGTCCATCGCAAGTACAGCTGCTGTCACGAGCGGTGTCCTAGTGTTCCTTGTGTCCTGTACGTTGCTGGTGGCTACCTACAGCGTTCCTTAGGCGCTGCAGAATGCTACAGCGCCGCTACAGAATCCTGGACTGTCCTACCCGACTTGCCCATAG GTCGAAGTGGACTAGCGTCTGCTTTTCTTGCTGGACGATTCTACGTTGCTGGAGGTCGCGTGCTTCGCCCGCCGCGTGAATTGGGCGACGACACTTCCGCGGTTCACTGTTACGACCCTGCGCAGAATGAATGGATCGAGTGCAAGCCCATGGGTGTTCCCAGGCATCGGCTCGCCATGGGAGTGCTGGATGGCAGGCTGTATGCCGTTGCGGGATCACACGGCAAAGACTGTCTGCGGAGCGCAGAGAG GAAGGTTTGCCGAAGAAGAGGACACAACGGAAAGCAAGTAGACAGGACGAGCGCTCCTATAACTCGATATGTACCAACTAGTCCAAGAGAGCGTTGTCAATGGATTTCTTCTTTGCCGTTAACCACAAGCGGCGGTATGACCATATTTGGTCCTCTCACACAACACGTAGGCACAGTGTGTGACGTATTCTTCAGTGGCCCACAAATAACTCTTGACGTATCAGACTTCAGAGCCTGCTCTGTCCTTCACTTACATGTGCAGCCCTTGAAGGGAATGGACCACGCATTCAACAGCGGCTTTCTGAGTTCTAAGTTTCCCTTCAGGTACGATCACGAAAAAGATGCATGGTCCCCCGTAGCAAGCTTGATGCATCCCAGATTTGGTCTAGGCGTGGCCGTTGTCCGGAGACTGCTGTATGCTATTGGAGGCTGCAATGGGTCTTACAAGTTGAGCACCGTCGAGTGCTACAACCCAGAGACGGACTGCTGGTCAACGCTTACTCCTATGAAGATCGCAAGAAGCGGCGCTG GAGTCGTGTCGCTTGGCAACCGCATCTATGTCATTGGAGGCTTCGATGGACGAGGGCAAGTGAACATCGTTGAATGCTACCATACGGAGACAGACACATGGGAAATGGTAGCACCTCTCAAGACAAAACGCAGCGCCCTCAGTGCAGCAGTTCTTGACGGCAAGATCTACGCTTTGG GGGGCTTCGATGGCCAGGAGTACTTGTCAAGCGTTGAAGTATACGACCCTGAAAACGATACCTGGTCTACTGCTCCGCAAATGCCCACGTGCAAGAGTGGCCATGCTTCCGCCAGCTCAAGAGCACCCTGCATCGCTCATGGCATCACATAA
- the LOC135391047 gene encoding kelch-like ECH-associated protein 1B isoform X2, with product MEHKDIRTAQTTGATSSCFRIGCSVGAHNESPSIEDYEPQTYTKEAFEVFEVLWLQRKLCDVEIEIAGEGSIKAHRIVLAALSPYFRAMFTSDLKESQMEKIPIHGVGFHTMGKIIKFAYTGRIKVEESNVCQLLPAANMLQVQHVSHACCRFLEHQLEPSNCIGIADFALQHGMMGLYSLASCFIEQHFPSVSRLEEFLSLPYGRLVTLLRKDELYVRCESEVFDAVVRWALHDEENRRMHLEPVLQAVRCHFLAPHFLQEQLRSCAIVRSHQRCCDYLSKVVQDLTVHRKYSCCHERCPSVPCVLYVAGGYLQRSLGAAECYSAATESWTVLPDLPIGRSGLASAFLAGRFYVAGGRVLRPPRELGDDTSAVHCYDPAQNEWIECKPMGVPRHRLAMGVLDGRLYAVAGSHGKDCLRSAERKVCRRRGHNGKQVDRTSAPITRYVPTSPRERCQWISSLPLTTSGGMTIFGPLTQHPLKGMDHAFNSGFLSSKFPFRYDHEKDAWSPVASLMHPRFGLGVAVVRRLLYAIGGCNGSYKLSTVECYNPETDCWSTLTPMKIARSGAGVVSLGNRIYVIGGFDGRGQVNIVECYHTETDTWEMVAPLKTKRSALSAAVLDGKIYALGGFDGQEYLSSVEVYDPENDTWSTAPQMPTCKSGHASASSRAPCIAHGIT from the exons ATGGAGCACAAGGACATTCGTACGGCGCAGACCACGGGAGCAACCAGCTCTTGTTTCCGCATTGGCTGCAGCGTCGGCGCTCACAATGAGAGCCCGTCCATCGAGGATTACGAACCACAGACCTACACCAAGGAGGCGTTTGAAGTCTTCGAGGTCCTTTGGCTTCAGCGGAAGCTGTGCGACGTCGAGATCGAAATCGCCGGAGAAGGAAGCATTAAAGCGCACAG AATTGTACTGGCAGCGCTGAGCCCGTACTTCAGGGCCATGTTCACCAGCGACCTGAAAGAGAGCCAGATGGAAAAGATTCCCATTCACGGGGTCGGTTTCCACACCATGGGAAAGATAATCAAGTTCGCTTACACTGGCCGTATTAAGGTGGAGGAAAGCAATGTCTGCCAACTCTTGCCCGCCGCCAACATGCTTCAG GTACAGCACGTATCCCATGCCTGCTGCAGATTTTTGGAACACCAACTGGAACCTTCCAACTGTATTGGGATTGCAGACTTCGCCCTGCAACATGGCATGATGGGTCTCTATTCTCTTGCAAGCTGTTTCATCGAGCAACACTTTCCCAGT GTGAGTAGACTGGAAGAGTTCCTGTCGCTGCCTTACGGACGTCTGGTGACGTTGCTGCGCAAAGACGAGCTGTACGTCCGCTGCGAGTCCGAAGTGTTCGACGCCGTGGTGCGGTGGGCGCTACACGACGAAGAGAACAGGCGCATGCACCTGGAACCGGTGCTGCAAGCCGTTCGATGCCACTTCTTGGCGCCACACTTTTTACAGGAGCAACTGCGAAGCTGCGCGATCGTCCGCAGTCATCAACGCTGCTGCGATTATCTCTCCAAAGTAGTGCAG GACCTCACCGTCCATCGCAAGTACAGCTGCTGTCACGAGCGGTGTCCTAGTGTTCCTTGTGTCCTGTACGTTGCTGGTGGCTACCTACAGCGTTCCTTAGGCGCTGCAGAATGCTACAGCGCCGCTACAGAATCCTGGACTGTCCTACCCGACTTGCCCATAG GTCGAAGTGGACTAGCGTCTGCTTTTCTTGCTGGACGATTCTACGTTGCTGGAGGTCGCGTGCTTCGCCCGCCGCGTGAATTGGGCGACGACACTTCCGCGGTTCACTGTTACGACCCTGCGCAGAATGAATGGATCGAGTGCAAGCCCATGGGTGTTCCCAGGCATCGGCTCGCCATGGGAGTGCTGGATGGCAGGCTGTATGCCGTTGCGGGATCACACGGCAAAGACTGTCTGCGGAGCGCAGAGAG GAAGGTTTGCCGAAGAAGAGGACACAACGGAAAGCAAGTAGACAGGACGAGCGCTCCTATAACTCGATATGTACCAACTAGTCCAAGAGAGCGTTGTCAATGGATTTCTTCTTTGCCGTTAACCACAAGCGGCGGTATGACCATATTTGGTCCTCTCACACAACAC CCCTTGAAGGGAATGGACCACGCATTCAACAGCGGCTTTCTGAGTTCTAAGTTTCCCTTCAGGTACGATCACGAAAAAGATGCATGGTCCCCCGTAGCAAGCTTGATGCATCCCAGATTTGGTCTAGGCGTGGCCGTTGTCCGGAGACTGCTGTATGCTATTGGAGGCTGCAATGGGTCTTACAAGTTGAGCACCGTCGAGTGCTACAACCCAGAGACGGACTGCTGGTCAACGCTTACTCCTATGAAGATCGCAAGAAGCGGCGCTG GAGTCGTGTCGCTTGGCAACCGCATCTATGTCATTGGAGGCTTCGATGGACGAGGGCAAGTGAACATCGTTGAATGCTACCATACGGAGACAGACACATGGGAAATGGTAGCACCTCTCAAGACAAAACGCAGCGCCCTCAGTGCAGCAGTTCTTGACGGCAAGATCTACGCTTTGG GGGGCTTCGATGGCCAGGAGTACTTGTCAAGCGTTGAAGTATACGACCCTGAAAACGATACCTGGTCTACTGCTCCGCAAATGCCCACGTGCAAGAGTGGCCATGCTTCCGCCAGCTCAAGAGCACCCTGCATCGCTCATGGCATCACATAA
- the LOC135391047 gene encoding kelch-like ECH-associated protein 1 isoform X4, translating into MEHKDIRTAQTTGATSSCFRIGCSVGAHNESPSIEDYEPQTYTKEAFEVFEVLWLQRKLCDVEIEIAGEGSIKAHRIVLAALSPYFRAMFTSDLKESQMEKIPIHGVGFHTMGKIIKFAYTGRIKVEESNVCQLLPAANMLQVQHVSHACCRFLEHQLEPSNCIGIADFALQHGMMGLYSLASCFIEQHFPSVSRLEEFLSLPYGRLVTLLRKDELYVRCESEVFDAVVRWALHDEENRRMHLEPVLQAVRCHFLAPHFLQEQLRSCAIVRSHQRCCDYLSKVVQDLTVHRKYSCCHERCPSVPCVLYVAGGYLQRSLGAAECYSAATESWTVLPDLPIGRSGLASAFLAGRFYVAGGRVLRPPRELGDDTSAVHCYDPAQNEWIECKPMGVPRHRLAMGVLDGRLYAVAGSHGKDCLRSAERYDHEKDAWSPVASLMHPRFGLGVAVVRRLLYAIGGCNGSYKLSTVECYNPETDCWSTLTPMKIARSGAGVVSLGNRIYVIGGFDGRGQVNIVECYHTETDTWEMVAPLKTKRSALSAAVLDGKIYALGGFDGQEYLSSVEVYDPENDTWSTAPQMPTCKSGHASASSRAPCIAHGIT; encoded by the exons ATGGAGCACAAGGACATTCGTACGGCGCAGACCACGGGAGCAACCAGCTCTTGTTTCCGCATTGGCTGCAGCGTCGGCGCTCACAATGAGAGCCCGTCCATCGAGGATTACGAACCACAGACCTACACCAAGGAGGCGTTTGAAGTCTTCGAGGTCCTTTGGCTTCAGCGGAAGCTGTGCGACGTCGAGATCGAAATCGCCGGAGAAGGAAGCATTAAAGCGCACAG AATTGTACTGGCAGCGCTGAGCCCGTACTTCAGGGCCATGTTCACCAGCGACCTGAAAGAGAGCCAGATGGAAAAGATTCCCATTCACGGGGTCGGTTTCCACACCATGGGAAAGATAATCAAGTTCGCTTACACTGGCCGTATTAAGGTGGAGGAAAGCAATGTCTGCCAACTCTTGCCCGCCGCCAACATGCTTCAG GTACAGCACGTATCCCATGCCTGCTGCAGATTTTTGGAACACCAACTGGAACCTTCCAACTGTATTGGGATTGCAGACTTCGCCCTGCAACATGGCATGATGGGTCTCTATTCTCTTGCAAGCTGTTTCATCGAGCAACACTTTCCCAGT GTGAGTAGACTGGAAGAGTTCCTGTCGCTGCCTTACGGACGTCTGGTGACGTTGCTGCGCAAAGACGAGCTGTACGTCCGCTGCGAGTCCGAAGTGTTCGACGCCGTGGTGCGGTGGGCGCTACACGACGAAGAGAACAGGCGCATGCACCTGGAACCGGTGCTGCAAGCCGTTCGATGCCACTTCTTGGCGCCACACTTTTTACAGGAGCAACTGCGAAGCTGCGCGATCGTCCGCAGTCATCAACGCTGCTGCGATTATCTCTCCAAAGTAGTGCAG GACCTCACCGTCCATCGCAAGTACAGCTGCTGTCACGAGCGGTGTCCTAGTGTTCCTTGTGTCCTGTACGTTGCTGGTGGCTACCTACAGCGTTCCTTAGGCGCTGCAGAATGCTACAGCGCCGCTACAGAATCCTGGACTGTCCTACCCGACTTGCCCATAG GTCGAAGTGGACTAGCGTCTGCTTTTCTTGCTGGACGATTCTACGTTGCTGGAGGTCGCGTGCTTCGCCCGCCGCGTGAATTGGGCGACGACACTTCCGCGGTTCACTGTTACGACCCTGCGCAGAATGAATGGATCGAGTGCAAGCCCATGGGTGTTCCCAGGCATCGGCTCGCCATGGGAGTGCTGGATGGCAGGCTGTATGCCGTTGCGGGATCACACGGCAAAGACTGTCTGCGGAGCGCAGAGAG GTACGATCACGAAAAAGATGCATGGTCCCCCGTAGCAAGCTTGATGCATCCCAGATTTGGTCTAGGCGTGGCCGTTGTCCGGAGACTGCTGTATGCTATTGGAGGCTGCAATGGGTCTTACAAGTTGAGCACCGTCGAGTGCTACAACCCAGAGACGGACTGCTGGTCAACGCTTACTCCTATGAAGATCGCAAGAAGCGGCGCTG GAGTCGTGTCGCTTGGCAACCGCATCTATGTCATTGGAGGCTTCGATGGACGAGGGCAAGTGAACATCGTTGAATGCTACCATACGGAGACAGACACATGGGAAATGGTAGCACCTCTCAAGACAAAACGCAGCGCCCTCAGTGCAGCAGTTCTTGACGGCAAGATCTACGCTTTGG GGGGCTTCGATGGCCAGGAGTACTTGTCAAGCGTTGAAGTATACGACCCTGAAAACGATACCTGGTCTACTGCTCCGCAAATGCCCACGTGCAAGAGTGGCCATGCTTCCGCCAGCTCAAGAGCACCCTGCATCGCTCATGGCATCACATAA